Proteins encoded together in one Campylobacter concisus window:
- a CDS encoding Do family serine endopeptidase — protein MKKFMLISLAAASLLMGADIKFNEANQDVTRVSPLSDKNSVLSYYDSIAQAKLSVVNISTTKTVSNAGIEQMFNDPFFNEFFGFNFAKPKEKEKTTSLGSGVIISNDGYIVTNNHVIEDSDQIVVTLAKGGKEYKAKLIGSDPKTDLAVIKIDANGLNAITFADSSKLLDADVVFAIGNPFGVGESITQGIVSGLNKDDIGLNQYENFIQTDASINPGNSGGALVDSRGYLVGINSAILSKSGGNNGIGFAIPSNMVKDIAKKLITDGKIERGFIGVTIANLTDEQKELYTNKEGALISGVEQGMPADEAGLKRGDLVISANGKAIKNANDLKNFIGSLTPNSSVDITYERSNKVMNTKIKLVNMDHNAKDATKSVIIEGLSVSNLSDEIRFKYKISPDTQGVLVTDVKSGSKAEDFGFEKGDVIVQVGEESIKDLQTFSNTVKNAKGKKTLVWVNRGGIMQGLVIK, from the coding sequence ATGAAAAAATTTATGCTAATTTCATTAGCAGCGGCTTCTTTGCTAATGGGAGCTGATATTAAATTTAACGAAGCAAACCAAGATGTAACTAGAGTTTCGCCGTTAAGCGATAAAAATAGTGTGCTTTCATACTATGACTCTATCGCTCAGGCAAAACTTTCAGTTGTAAATATCTCAACTACAAAAACAGTAAGCAACGCAGGCATCGAGCAGATGTTTAACGACCCGTTTTTTAATGAATTTTTTGGATTTAACTTTGCAAAGCCAAAAGAGAAAGAAAAGACAACCTCTCTTGGCTCTGGCGTTATCATCTCAAATGACGGCTACATCGTTACAAACAACCACGTCATCGAAGATAGCGACCAGATCGTTGTGACCTTGGCAAAGGGTGGCAAAGAGTATAAAGCAAAGCTAATAGGTAGCGATCCAAAGACTGATCTAGCCGTTATAAAGATAGATGCAAATGGGCTAAATGCGATCACATTTGCCGACTCATCAAAGCTGCTTGATGCAGATGTCGTCTTTGCTATAGGCAATCCTTTTGGCGTAGGCGAGAGTATCACTCAAGGCATCGTTTCAGGGCTAAATAAAGATGATATCGGACTTAATCAATATGAAAATTTCATCCAAACAGACGCCTCTATAAACCCTGGCAACTCAGGTGGCGCTTTGGTTGATAGCAGGGGCTATTTAGTCGGTATAAACTCAGCCATACTTTCAAAAAGTGGCGGCAACAACGGCATAGGCTTTGCCATACCATCAAATATGGTAAAAGATATCGCTAAAAAGCTGATAACTGACGGCAAGATCGAGCGTGGATTTATCGGCGTTACGATCGCAAATTTAACCGATGAGCAAAAAGAGCTTTATACAAATAAAGAGGGCGCGCTAATAAGCGGCGTAGAGCAGGGCATGCCAGCAGATGAAGCAGGGCTAAAAAGAGGCGACTTGGTTATTTCAGCAAACGGCAAAGCTATCAAAAACGCAAATGATCTTAAAAATTTCATCGGCTCACTAACTCCAAATAGCAGCGTTGATATAACTTATGAGCGATCAAATAAAGTTATGAATACAAAAATCAAGCTTGTAAATATGGATCACAACGCAAAAGATGCTACAAAAAGCGTTATCATCGAAGGTCTTAGCGTTAGTAATCTAAGCGATGAGATAAGATTTAAATATAAGATCAGCCCAGATACTCAAGGCGTGCTTGTAACTGACGTAAAATCTGGCTCAAAAGCTGAAGACTTTGGCTTTGAAAAGGGCGACGTGATAGTTCAAGTTGGCGAAGAGAGCATAAAAGACCTTCAGACATTTTCGAATACAGTCAAAAACGCAAAAGGCAAAAAGACGCTAGTGTGGGTAAACCGCGGTGGCATCATGCAAGGCCTTGTTATAAAATAA
- a CDS encoding cation:proton antiporter: protein MEQILEGFLLVAAISVALNVIFKKFQIPTIIGYIVTGTLISEFFNLKSNDEISHIAEFGIAFLMFTIGLEFSFKHLMSMKKEVFLNGGLQVCLSGFVMGVMLYYALHLKDETALIAGLAFALSSTAIVLKTLNDNGDVSKIYGRKALGILLFQDIAVIPILLMIDMFSSQDASINELLLKTFTSAVILIVVLFLLGKYVINWIFYKVVQTNSQEVFIATILFLVVGASTLAHFFGFSYSLGAFLAGMMMAETQYKHQIEVDLIPFRDLLLGLFFITVGMQINFVVVLSNIWLVLGLVFSIMVVKAIVVFAVLNIYLKRRVAAKTALSVCQIGEFALAVFGLMTTRNLLDVQTAQIFIAASVISMFATPFILKKLDVLADLVEREVVVESNETLKPQKLKNHIVVFGYDRLGQEVVLRLKETKLLYIVLDNDISLVELGRSRGENVFLGNVLQSNTLENACLDDAAAVIITVNNEQRVELIAQKIKDYGANIQTIIKANGEGNKDIFGELGANFHLISEERVMAKTLVHEALQCKIDHDVRA, encoded by the coding sequence ATGGAACAAATTTTAGAAGGCTTCTTGCTTGTCGCTGCTATCTCAGTCGCGTTAAATGTCATTTTTAAGAAATTTCAGATACCAACCATCATCGGCTACATCGTAACCGGCACGCTTATATCAGAATTTTTCAACCTAAAAAGCAACGATGAAATTTCTCATATCGCGGAATTTGGTATCGCATTTTTGATGTTTACGATCGGACTTGAGTTTAGCTTTAAGCACCTGATGAGCATGAAAAAAGAGGTCTTTCTAAATGGCGGTCTGCAAGTTTGCTTAAGCGGCTTTGTGATGGGCGTGATGCTTTACTACGCGCTTCATCTAAAGGACGAGACAGCGCTTATCGCTGGTCTTGCCTTTGCTCTATCATCAACTGCGATCGTGCTAAAAACACTAAATGACAATGGCGATGTGAGTAAAATTTATGGTAGAAAGGCGCTTGGAATTTTGCTATTTCAAGATATCGCCGTCATCCCTATTTTGCTTATGATAGATATGTTTAGCTCGCAAGATGCCTCTATAAATGAGCTTTTGCTAAAAACATTTACGAGTGCGGTTATCCTTATCGTTGTGCTATTTTTGCTCGGCAAATACGTCATCAACTGGATATTTTACAAAGTCGTTCAGACAAACTCTCAAGAGGTCTTTATAGCCACGATCCTATTTTTAGTCGTTGGTGCTAGCACGCTAGCTCACTTCTTTGGCTTTTCATACTCACTTGGCGCATTTTTAGCTGGCATGATGATGGCTGAGACGCAGTATAAGCACCAGATCGAGGTCGATCTCATACCTTTTAGAGATCTGCTTCTTGGACTATTTTTCATAACTGTTGGCATGCAGATAAATTTTGTAGTCGTGCTCTCAAATATCTGGCTAGTTTTAGGTCTAGTCTTTAGCATAATGGTCGTAAAAGCCATCGTCGTTTTTGCCGTTTTAAATATCTACTTAAAACGCAGGGTCGCTGCTAAGACCGCACTTAGCGTCTGTCAGATCGGCGAATTTGCACTGGCTGTCTTTGGGCTGATGACTACAAGAAATTTACTTGATGTCCAAACAGCTCAAATTTTCATCGCAGCCTCTGTTATATCGATGTTTGCAACACCTTTTATACTTAAAAAGCTTGATGTCTTAGCTGATCTTGTAGAGCGTGAGGTGGTAGTTGAGTCAAACGAGACCTTAAAGCCACAAAAACTAAAAAATCACATCGTGGTCTTTGGCTATGATAGGCTCGGTCAAGAGGTGGTTTTAAGGTTAAAAGAGACAAAGCTTTTATACATCGTGCTTGATAATGATATCAGTCTAGTCGAGCTTGGTAGGAGCCGTGGGGAAAATGTATTTTTAGGAAACGTGCTTCAAAGCAACACTCTTGAAAACGCTTGCTTAGACGATGCAGCCGCTGTCATCATAACTGTAAATAACGAGCAAAGAGTTGAGCTGATCGCGCAAAAGATCAAAGACTACGGAGCAAATATCCAAACGATCATCAAAGCAAATGGCGAGGGCAACAAAGATATCTTTGGCGAGCTAGGTGCAAATTTCCACCTTATAAGTGAGGAGCGCGTCATGGCAAAAACACTTGTTCATGAAGCCCTTC
- a CDS encoding DnaJ family protein has protein sequence MSESLYETLGVSKGASSDEIKKAYRKLARKYHPDINKDPGAEDKFKEINAAYEILSDEKKRAQYDQYGDNMFGGQNFHDFARGSADMGDLNDILKNIFSGGFGGGGAKFSGGFGGGFEGFEGFGGGGFGFGGADLDVNAKISIPFDVAVTGGEHKINFNGESIKIKIPSGIEGGEKLRIKGKGKSAGGQTGDLILAISVEPSDEYERVGDDLYKDVEIPLKTMLFGGKINVHTYKKDVTIKIAENSKTGTKIRLKGYGVQNRKSGIYGDLYLKARVKLPNISELDEGLVKELKEKLPE, from the coding sequence ATGAGCGAAAGCTTATATGAAACTTTAGGAGTTTCAAAAGGCGCATCAAGCGACGAGATAAAAAAAGCTTATAGAAAACTTGCTAGAAAGTACCACCCAGACATCAACAAAGACCCTGGAGCAGAGGATAAATTTAAAGAGATAAACGCTGCTTATGAAATTTTAAGTGACGAGAAAAAACGTGCCCAGTATGATCAATACGGCGATAATATGTTTGGCGGTCAAAATTTCCACGACTTTGCCAGAGGTTCAGCCGATATGGGCGATCTAAACGATATCTTGAAAAATATCTTCTCAGGCGGATTTGGCGGAGGCGGCGCTAAATTTAGCGGTGGCTTTGGCGGAGGTTTTGAGGGATTTGAAGGCTTTGGCGGAGGTGGATTTGGCTTTGGCGGAGCTGATCTAGATGTAAATGCTAAAATTTCTATACCATTTGACGTGGCTGTAACTGGCGGCGAACATAAGATAAATTTTAATGGCGAAAGCATCAAGATAAAGATCCCAAGCGGCATAGAAGGCGGCGAAAAACTTCGCATAAAAGGCAAAGGCAAGAGTGCTGGCGGTCAAACTGGCGATCTTATACTTGCCATTAGCGTTGAGCCAAGTGACGAGTACGAAAGAGTCGGAGATGATCTATATAAAGATGTAGAAATTCCACTAAAAACTATGCTCTTTGGCGGCAAGATAAATGTACATACATATAAAAAAGATGTAACCATCAAAATCGCTGAGAACTCAAAAACAGGCACAAAGATCCGCTTGAAAGGATACGGCGTGCAAAACAGAAAGAGCGGAATTTATGGCGATCTTTACTTAAAAGCTAGGGTAAAACTTCCAAATATCAGTGAGCTTGACGAGGGCTTAGTAAAAGAGTTAAAAGAAAAATTACCGGAGTAA
- a CDS encoding response regulator transcription factor — MTRILMIEDDMELAEILTEYLENYDIKVTTAEEPYIGLSTLNTSEFDLVILDLTLPGMDGLEVCKEIRKKHNIPIIISSARHDITDKVNALDNGADDYLPKPYDPQELLARIKSHLRRQSIAPANEARNLNKDLVLKEFEREILFKGSVLNLTAAEYDILKYLLQKEGGAVTREELIYNCESINEDSSNKSIDVIIGRIRQKLNENPKEPKYIHAIRGIGYKLVL; from the coding sequence ATGACTAGAATTTTAATGATAGAAGATGATATGGAGCTTGCTGAAATTTTAACTGAATACCTAGAAAACTACGACATAAAAGTAACGACGGCCGAGGAGCCATATATCGGACTATCTACTTTAAACACAAGTGAATTTGACCTAGTTATCCTTGATCTTACGCTCCCTGGCATGGACGGACTAGAGGTGTGCAAAGAGATAAGGAAAAAACACAACATCCCTATAATCATCTCAAGCGCAAGGCACGATATAACGGACAAAGTAAATGCCCTAGATAATGGCGCGGACGACTATCTGCCAAAGCCTTATGACCCACAAGAGCTTCTTGCTCGCATAAAAAGCCATCTAAGAAGGCAGAGCATAGCTCCTGCAAATGAGGCAAGAAATTTAAACAAAGACTTGGTTTTAAAAGAATTTGAGCGTGAAATTTTATTTAAAGGCAGCGTGCTAAATTTAACCGCAGCGGAGTATGACATCTTAAAATATCTGCTTCAAAAAGAGGGCGGGGCGGTCACTAGAGAGGAGCTCATCTACAACTGCGAGAGCATAAATGAAGATAGCTCAAACAAAAGTATCGACGTCATCATCGGCAGAATTCGCCAAAAACTAAATGAAAATCCAAAAGAGCCAAAATACATCCACGCGATCCGCGGCATCGGCTATAAGTTGGTCCTTTGA
- a CDS encoding heat shock protein transcriptional repressor HspR, with protein MQNYEEPLFLISVVAKVLSIHPQTLRQYEREGLVEPSRTDGKMRLYSQKDVDRVKTILNLTRELGVNLAGVDVILQLKEKIDDLEATIDDLNKKLHEATSQTSTKRSLVKRKSSFDLVFYEGKK; from the coding sequence ATGCAAAATTATGAAGAACCACTTTTTTTAATAAGCGTTGTAGCAAAGGTTTTAAGCATACATCCACAAACTTTAAGACAATACGAAAGAGAGGGACTAGTTGAACCCTCAAGAACAGATGGCAAGATGAGGCTCTACTCGCAAAAAGACGTTGATCGTGTAAAAACCATACTAAATTTGACCCGTGAGCTTGGCGTAAATTTAGCAGGTGTTGATGTGATACTTCAGCTAAAAGAGAAAATTGACGATTTAGAAGCAACTATTGATGATTTAAATAAAAAATTACACGAAGCTACCAGTCAAACTAGCACCAAAAGATCGCTAGTAAAGAGAAAAAGTAGCTTTGATCTTGTATTTTACGAAGGCAAAAAATAA